One window of Nitrospirota bacterium genomic DNA carries:
- a CDS encoding efflux RND transporter periplasmic adaptor subunit — protein MKRNILVLGIGCMLLAVFSLISLGGCRKKEARMPAERILNIHAQPAEKRSLRPFIETVGTLIPYEEVTVSAEVDGILKDVRADNGSRVARGQVLAVIDDSDYVLEVRRAEASVKQAEATLANIRLEYQRKEALYREQLVTQQQFDDVRTRMALADSEVDRAKAALSLARQKQAKTKIHSPLAGEVKEKQIERGNYVKNGTPLFSIIRSHPIKLIFTVTEKDLGKIKRGQEIIFRVDAFPEREFQGKLTTIYPSLEEHTRSLQVEAQISNQSGQLKPGLFARITLYTGAERDVILVPVTSLLYEGDTIKVFVAEGDRAKERVVKVGQKYHLPAGARSQSSAGRNAEFTEITEGVREGEMIVTVGQQSLFDGAKIAVAGQEKGSTQ, from the coding sequence ATGAAAAGAAATATTCTGGTATTAGGTATTGGCTGCATGCTGCTTGCCGTGTTCTCGCTGATATCTCTCGGCGGATGCAGGAAGAAAGAGGCCCGGATGCCTGCCGAGAGGATTTTGAATATCCATGCCCAGCCTGCAGAAAAGCGTTCCCTGAGGCCGTTCATAGAAACGGTCGGAACACTGATACCGTATGAAGAGGTGACGGTGAGTGCCGAAGTCGACGGAATTCTGAAGGATGTCAGGGCAGACAATGGTTCACGTGTTGCGAGAGGACAGGTGCTCGCAGTGATTGATGATAGCGATTATGTGCTGGAGGTGAGGCGGGCTGAAGCCTCCGTAAAACAGGCGGAGGCAACCCTTGCAAATATAAGGCTCGAATATCAGAGAAAAGAGGCGCTCTACAGGGAGCAGCTTGTCACACAACAGCAGTTTGACGATGTCCGCACGCGAATGGCCCTTGCGGATTCGGAAGTGGACAGGGCAAAGGCTGCGCTTTCCCTTGCGAGGCAGAAGCAGGCAAAGACAAAAATCCATTCCCCGCTCGCAGGGGAGGTCAAGGAAAAGCAAATAGAGCGCGGGAACTATGTGAAGAATGGTACGCCTCTTTTTTCGATCATCAGATCCCACCCCATAAAACTGATATTCACCGTCACGGAAAAGGATTTGGGAAAGATCAAACGCGGACAGGAGATCATCTTCAGGGTAGATGCGTTTCCGGAAAGGGAATTTCAGGGAAAACTGACCACGATCTATCCAAGCCTTGAGGAACATACGAGGTCTCTCCAGGTAGAAGCACAGATATCGAATCAGAGCGGGCAGCTCAAGCCCGGCCTGTTTGCACGCATAACTCTCTATACTGGAGCTGAGCGGGATGTGATTCTTGTCCCGGTCACCTCCCTGCTTTATGAAGGGGACACCATAAAGGTCTTTGTTGCTGAAGGGGACAGGGCAAAGGAAAGAGTGGTAAAGGTCGGGCAGAAATATCATCTTCCCGCCGGGGCTAGAAGCCAGTCATCAGCCGGACGCAACGCAGAGTTTACTGAAATTACTGAAGGGGTCCGGGAAGGCGAAATGATCGTGACAGTAGGTCAGCAAAGTCTGTTCGACGGGGCGAAGATTGCGGTTGCCGGACAGGAGAAGGGAAGTACACAATAG
- a CDS encoding ABC transporter permease → MIDIPTTIRISFRALKRNKMRSALTMLGIIIGVGAVIAMLSIGMGASKRIAEQIASIGSNLIMILPGATTSAGVRMGSGTQTTLTIDDAAAIQSECPAVSDVAPIHNGVAQVVYGSQNWSTGVTGTTPGMLAIRDWPLESGRAFTRQDVRNAAKVCLLGKTVVDNLFGEADPVGQVVRIQKVPFTVIGILSAKGQSLQGQDQDDSIYVPITTAQKKLFGTAFPGMVRRIMVKANSQEDMAAAEKQITELLRQRHHIGPKQENDFTVRNLTSIMQTAEQSTQVMTLLLAAIASVSLLVGGIGIMNIMLVSVTERTREIGIRMAIGAKTWDIRLQFLIEALTLSLIGGVAGIITGISASKIIAMIAGWSTIVSPLSIFLAFGFSAMVGLFFGFYPAYKASMLNPIDALRYE, encoded by the coding sequence ATGATTGATATCCCGACTACAATACGCATCTCATTCAGGGCATTGAAACGCAATAAGATGCGTTCCGCGCTCACCATGCTCGGCATCATCATAGGTGTCGGAGCGGTGATCGCCATGCTCTCCATCGGGATGGGTGCGAGTAAAAGAATCGCGGAACAGATAGCGAGCATCGGAAGCAACCTCATCATGATCCTTCCGGGCGCCACGACCTCGGCAGGGGTGAGGATGGGCTCCGGCACCCAGACCACGCTCACCATCGACGATGCAGCGGCGATACAGAGCGAATGTCCCGCTGTTTCGGACGTTGCCCCTATCCATAACGGCGTTGCGCAGGTCGTCTACGGTTCACAGAACTGGTCGACCGGGGTAACAGGGACAACGCCGGGAATGCTCGCGATACGGGACTGGCCGCTTGAATCCGGAAGAGCATTTACCCGGCAGGATGTGAGAAACGCTGCAAAGGTCTGTCTGCTCGGAAAGACCGTAGTTGATAATTTATTCGGGGAAGCCGATCCGGTCGGCCAGGTAGTGAGAATACAAAAAGTGCCATTTACCGTCATCGGGATTCTTTCTGCGAAGGGGCAGTCCCTACAGGGACAGGACCAGGACGACTCGATCTACGTCCCTATCACCACAGCCCAGAAAAAACTCTTCGGCACCGCGTTCCCCGGTATGGTGCGGAGGATTATGGTCAAAGCAAATAGCCAGGAAGACATGGCGGCTGCAGAAAAGCAGATAACCGAACTGCTCAGGCAGAGGCACCATATCGGACCTAAACAGGAGAATGACTTTACCGTGCGAAATCTGACCTCGATCATGCAGACCGCTGAACAGTCGACACAGGTTATGACTCTTCTGCTTGCTGCAATTGCATCCGTCTCTCTTCTTGTGGGAGGGATAGGGATCATGAACATCATGCTCGTGTCGGTCACCGAGAGGACACGGGAGATCGGGATACGCATGGCGATCGGGGCAAAGACCTGGGATATCAGGCTGCAGTTTCTTATCGAAGCGCTCACCTTGTCCCTGATCGGAGGAGTGGCAGGAATCATTACCGGCATTTCGGCTTCCAAAATAATTGCAATGATCGCGGGATGGTCAACGATCGTGTCCCCACTCTCGATCTTCCTTGCGTTCGGTTTCTCCGCAATGGTAGGATTGTTCTTCGGGTTCTACCCGGCCTATAAGGCATCCATGCTGAACCCGATAGACGCGCTGAGATACGAATAG
- a CDS encoding TolC family protein gives MSTVLKRLSILVVAICLCSPGAVCAEGAYTLDDLFRIALERAEKVKISEENLFIAEREKDKTVSALLPRISAFGDYRRYREKKSFSSFAGSFGVQPESSASWGLVIQQSVSLGGKEVIALDIAQKGIESSRYNADAVREAYIFRIAEAYYDVLKAMSAVEIAHANVQRLRKYRDEAEIKLKVGEVSKTALLRAEAELSGAQSGLVRAENILLFAKAVLARLSGIDEDFVLKEPVGREPGVTKDATATPVHDLQSLSSLKDEAMGERAEVKSLGLQKKIAGQQVRYAKGSYLPVLSFEGIYSRRDEDPQSSFLNDETVYGALRLDFPLFEGGLRRAEVREAVAKQRQSEMLYDDMKKTVGIEVENAFLDARTQAGILKSLEDQARFARENYDAVSKQFEFGLATSIDVIDANTLLVDSERELTRAEYDYHLAILRLKRSTGTLLKSVIKDK, from the coding sequence ATGAGCACGGTGTTGAAACGTCTGTCAATCCTTGTTGTTGCCATCTGCCTCTGCAGTCCCGGCGCTGTTTGTGCGGAAGGGGCGTATACGCTCGACGATCTGTTCCGGATTGCCCTTGAACGTGCTGAGAAAGTCAAAATATCAGAGGAGAACCTCTTCATCGCAGAAAGAGAGAAAGACAAGACAGTCTCAGCGCTCCTGCCGAGAATTTCGGCGTTTGGAGACTATAGACGGTACCGCGAGAAGAAAAGCTTTTCAAGCTTTGCCGGGAGCTTTGGCGTCCAGCCCGAGTCATCTGCCTCATGGGGGCTGGTGATACAGCAATCGGTATCTCTCGGCGGGAAAGAGGTGATTGCGCTGGATATCGCCCAAAAAGGGATAGAGAGCAGCAGATATAATGCGGATGCCGTCAGGGAGGCGTATATTTTCCGCATCGCCGAGGCGTATTATGACGTCCTGAAGGCAATGAGTGCAGTCGAGATTGCACATGCGAATGTGCAGAGACTCAGGAAGTACAGGGATGAAGCAGAGATAAAGCTGAAAGTGGGTGAGGTCTCGAAAACAGCTCTTCTGAGAGCAGAGGCAGAACTCTCCGGTGCACAGTCCGGTCTGGTCAGGGCAGAGAATATCCTGCTTTTCGCAAAAGCAGTGCTTGCAAGGCTGTCCGGTATTGATGAGGATTTTGTTCTGAAGGAACCGGTTGGCAGGGAACCAGGAGTGACCAAAGATGCCACAGCGACGCCGGTGCATGATCTTCAGTCCCTTTCATCTCTGAAAGACGAGGCGATGGGGGAAAGGGCCGAGGTGAAATCACTCGGGCTGCAGAAGAAAATCGCCGGGCAGCAGGTGAGATATGCAAAAGGATCTTACCTGCCGGTTCTTTCATTCGAGGGCATATATTCCAGAAGGGATGAGGATCCCCAATCCTCTTTTCTGAATGATGAGACTGTGTACGGTGCGCTCAGGCTCGACTTTCCCCTTTTTGAAGGGGGCTTGAGAAGGGCCGAGGTGAGGGAGGCAGTGGCAAAGCAAAGGCAGTCCGAGATGCTGTACGATGACATGAAAAAGACGGTCGGAATAGAAGTGGAAAATGCATTTCTCGACGCCAGGACCCAAGCGGGCATCCTGAAATCGCTGGAAGATCAGGCACGTTTCGCGAGAGAGAATTATGACGCTGTCTCGAAACAGTTTGAATTCGGGCTCGCGACGAGTATCGATGTGATCGATGCAAATACCCTGCTCGTTGATTCCGAGAGGGAATTGACAAGGGCAGAATACGATTATCATCTCGCAATTCTCAGGCTTAAGCGTTCGACAGGAACTCTGCTGAAGTCAGTCATCAAAGATAAATGA
- a CDS encoding efflux RND transporter permease subunit produces MNIPELCIRRPVMTSLVMFAFIVFGLMGYHLLPVSDLPNVDYPTIQVTANLPGATPETMASAVATPLEREFSTIAGIDSMTSTNGNGITQITLQFALERDIDAAAQDVQAAIAKATRQLPPDMPTPPSYRKVNPADQPVLYIALSSPTLPLSTVNEYADTFIAQRISMLSGVAQVLIYGSQKYAVRVQVDPLILASRKIGIDEVAAAVQKGNVNLPTGTLYGDKKSFVVQATGQLYNANAYRPVIVTYRDGSPVRLEQVGRVIDSVENDKIAGWYTNTRAIVLAIQRQPGTNTIEVVDSIKKLLPVFQSQMPASMNLNILFDRSASIRDSVRDVQFTLFLTVCLVVMVIFLFLRNLSATIIPSLALPLSIIGTFSAMYLMGFTVNNISLMALILAVGFVVDDAIVMLENIVRHMEQGEGVLEAALNGSREIGFTILSMTLSLVAVFIPVLFMGGILGRLLHEFAVTISVAILISGVVSLSLTPMLCSRFLRPPAEEKHGRLYLLLERFFAGMLNLYERTLRTVLRYRFATLVFTFILTIVTVALFKIIPWGFLPSDDIGGIFGFTEGQQGISFNDMVHHQQALADIVAKDPNVESFMSFVGPGGTRVGGNSGFMFIRLKPRDQRRLDADGVIQEMRPKVMQVPGIMMFLQNPPPVRIGGQLTKAQYQFTLQSPDTDELYMVVPQMQEKMGKIPELQDVTNDLQITNPQVNVEIDRDKASAVGLTAQQIEDALYYAYGSRQISTIYAPNNQYQVILELEPRYQTDPSALSLLYVRSSNGSLVPLDSVAKLTRSIGPLSVNHLGQLPAVTISFNVKPGVSLGTVVPIIDKIARETLPQTVSYTFQGAAQAYQASTKGLAILLIMAIFVIYIVLGILYESFIHPLTILSGLPAAGFGALITLMIFQKDLNVFAFVGVIMLLGIVKKNAIMMIDFALDAERKEGKPPLEAIYQGCIIRFRPIMMTTMAAFMGVLPIALGFGAGAESRRPLGLAVVGGLAVSQLLTLYITPVVYYYMDIFQAKAKALFGRHAGRKKSEMAENP; encoded by the coding sequence ATGAACATCCCTGAATTGTGCATCCGGAGGCCAGTCATGACGTCTCTTGTCATGTTTGCCTTCATTGTGTTCGGACTTATGGGCTACCATCTTCTGCCGGTCAGTGATCTTCCGAACGTAGATTATCCGACGATACAGGTGACGGCCAATCTGCCGGGTGCTACTCCCGAGACCATGGCCTCTGCCGTTGCCACACCCCTTGAACGAGAATTCTCCACTATTGCCGGAATAGATTCCATGACCTCTACAAACGGCAACGGGATTACCCAGATTACGCTGCAGTTTGCGCTTGAGAGAGACATTGATGCGGCAGCCCAGGATGTGCAGGCAGCGATCGCAAAAGCAACGCGGCAACTCCCTCCGGATATGCCGACTCCTCCTTCGTACCGGAAGGTCAATCCTGCTGATCAGCCTGTTTTGTATATTGCGCTCAGTTCTCCGACCCTCCCTCTGTCCACAGTCAATGAATATGCGGATACGTTCATTGCCCAGAGAATTTCGATGTTGAGCGGTGTTGCTCAGGTCCTGATCTACGGGTCTCAGAAATATGCGGTGAGAGTACAGGTCGATCCCCTGATCCTTGCGAGCAGGAAGATCGGGATCGATGAAGTGGCAGCAGCAGTGCAGAAGGGAAACGTAAACCTCCCTACCGGTACACTCTATGGTGACAAGAAATCCTTTGTGGTTCAGGCGACCGGCCAGCTCTATAATGCGAACGCATACCGCCCGGTAATCGTTACCTATCGTGACGGCTCCCCGGTTCGCCTCGAACAGGTGGGGAGGGTCATAGACAGTGTCGAAAATGACAAGATTGCCGGATGGTATACTAATACCCGTGCAATAGTGCTCGCCATTCAGCGCCAGCCCGGCACCAATACCATTGAAGTTGTCGACAGCATAAAAAAGCTCCTCCCGGTTTTTCAGTCACAGATGCCTGCTTCGATGAACCTCAACATTCTCTTTGACCGCTCGGCGTCCATCCGTGATTCGGTACGAGATGTACAATTTACTCTTTTTCTCACGGTCTGTCTCGTGGTCATGGTTATCTTCCTTTTCCTCCGGAATCTCTCGGCAACGATAATCCCGAGCCTCGCGTTGCCCCTCTCGATCATCGGCACATTCTCCGCCATGTATCTCATGGGTTTTACGGTGAACAATATCTCTCTCATGGCTTTGATCCTCGCAGTGGGATTCGTTGTCGATGATGCGATCGTCATGCTCGAAAACATAGTCCGTCACATGGAGCAGGGAGAGGGCGTGCTTGAAGCTGCCCTGAACGGTTCAAGAGAAATAGGCTTCACTATCTTATCGATGACTCTTTCCCTTGTGGCGGTCTTTATTCCCGTGCTCTTTATGGGAGGCATCCTCGGACGTCTGCTCCATGAATTTGCGGTAACGATCAGCGTTGCGATCCTCATATCCGGTGTTGTTTCCCTCTCCCTGACCCCGATGCTCTGCAGCCGTTTCCTGCGTCCTCCTGCAGAAGAGAAGCACGGAAGGCTTTATCTCCTTCTGGAGCGCTTTTTCGCCGGCATGCTGAATCTCTATGAGCGGACCCTCAGGACAGTACTGAGATATCGCTTCGCCACACTGGTATTCACATTTATCCTTACCATAGTGACTGTGGCGCTTTTCAAGATCATTCCCTGGGGGTTTCTGCCGAGCGATGATATCGGAGGGATATTCGGTTTTACCGAGGGGCAGCAGGGCATCTCATTCAATGACATGGTTCACCACCAGCAGGCCCTTGCCGATATCGTTGCAAAGGACCCAAACGTGGAATCGTTCATGTCGTTTGTCGGACCGGGGGGGACGCGGGTTGGAGGGAATTCGGGTTTCATGTTTATCCGGCTGAAACCGCGCGACCAGCGGCGTCTTGATGCAGACGGTGTGATCCAGGAAATGCGGCCCAAGGTCATGCAGGTTCCCGGCATCATGATGTTTCTCCAGAACCCGCCTCCGGTGAGGATCGGCGGGCAGCTTACCAAGGCGCAGTATCAGTTCACCCTCCAGAGTCCTGATACCGACGAACTCTACATGGTCGTTCCCCAGATGCAGGAAAAGATGGGCAAGATTCCCGAACTTCAGGATGTCACGAATGATCTCCAGATAACAAACCCTCAGGTGAACGTCGAGATAGACAGGGACAAGGCATCTGCGGTCGGTTTAACGGCACAGCAGATTGAAGATGCGCTTTATTATGCCTATGGGTCCCGGCAGATTTCCACTATCTATGCCCCGAACAATCAATACCAGGTAATCCTTGAACTGGAACCCCGCTATCAGACGGATCCTTCTGCGCTTTCCCTGCTCTATGTCAGGTCATCAAACGGGAGCCTTGTTCCCCTGGATTCGGTTGCAAAACTCACCCGGAGCATAGGACCTCTGAGCGTGAACCATCTCGGGCAGCTCCCTGCGGTAACCATATCGTTTAACGTGAAACCCGGCGTGTCTTTGGGAACCGTAGTGCCGATTATCGATAAAATCGCCCGTGAAACCCTTCCCCAGACAGTCAGCTACACATTTCAGGGAGCGGCACAGGCATATCAGGCGTCAACAAAGGGATTGGCAATACTCCTTATCATGGCCATATTCGTCATTTACATTGTGCTCGGTATCCTGTATGAAAGCTTTATCCATCCCTTGACCATCCTCTCAGGCCTTCCCGCGGCAGGGTTTGGAGCGCTCATCACCCTGATGATTTTCCAGAAAGACCTGAACGTTTTCGCATTCGTCGGCGTCATCATGCTGCTGGGAATCGTGAAGAAGAATGCGATCATGATGATCGACTTCGCGCTCGATGCAGAAAGGAAAGAAGGCAAGCCGCCCCTCGAAGCCATCTACCAGGGTTGCATCATACGTTTCAGGCCTATCATGATGACTACCATGGCAGCCTTTATGGGAGTACTTCCGATTGCACTCGGCTTCGGGGCAGGGGCAGAGTCACGCCGTCCCCTGGGACTTGCGGTTGTAGGGGGACTCGCGGTGTCGCAGCTTCTGACCCTTTATATCACCCCTGTTGTGTACTATTACATGGATATATTTCAGGCGAAAGCGAAAGCCTTGTTCGGCAGGCATGCGGGAAGAAAAAAGTCTGAGATGGCGGAGAACCCATAG
- a CDS encoding TetR/AcrR family transcriptional regulator, with amino-acid sequence MNHGEVISPTRDKILETALKLFSEKGYLGATTREIARDAGVAEITLFRHFPSKEKLFEEVLSMYSFLPVLRGLLPEITKMPYKKALVLIAERFLETLESRKEMIQIIHSEVRRYPEKIHKIYHGFIEEMLRTLASYFDELHRKGVVREFDTENGARAFFGMFFSYFNTREIHLFRKYGKIDSEKVVRDFIDIFIRGTAK; translated from the coding sequence ATGAATCATGGCGAAGTGATTTCTCCCACGAGAGACAAGATACTTGAGACAGCCCTGAAACTGTTTTCTGAGAAAGGGTATCTCGGAGCCACCACCAGGGAAATCGCCAGGGACGCAGGAGTCGCGGAGATAACCCTTTTTAGGCATTTCCCCTCAAAGGAGAAACTTTTTGAAGAAGTGCTGAGCATGTACTCATTCCTTCCCGTGCTCCGGGGGCTGCTCCCTGAAATTACGAAAATGCCATATAAAAAAGCGCTGGTACTTATCGCAGAACGCTTCCTCGAAACGCTCGAATCAAGAAAGGAAATGATCCAGATCATACATTCCGAGGTCCGCAGGTACCCGGAGAAGATCCACAAGATATACCATGGCTTTATAGAGGAGATGCTGAGGACTCTCGCCTCGTATTTCGATGAACTTCACCGGAAGGGGGTTGTCAGGGAGTTCGACACGGAAAACGGGGCCCGTGCCTTCTTCGGGATGTTCTTTTCGTATTTCAACACGCGGGAAATCCATCTGTTCAGAAAATACGGGAAAATTGATTCAGAGAAAGTCGTGAGGGATTTCATCGACATATTTATCAGAGGGACGGCGAAATGA
- a CDS encoding efflux RND transporter periplasmic adaptor subunit, producing MKKTLFIVIIGAVLVAVTFFLLKNKSGDVKFKTEKVSKGDIVTSVTATGTVNAVTTVLVGTQVSGTIKSISVDFNSLVKKGQIIAQIDPATFQAQVQQASANLLAAQANLEKAGATLVDAKRTLERNTELFSKNIIARSDLDTAETNYETVKASVSAAKSQVAQTMAALEFAETNLRYTKILSPVDGVVISRNVDVGQTVAASFQTPTLFTIAQDLTKMQIDTNVDEADIGKVKDGQDVEFTVDAYPDLVFKGKVWQVRNAPITVQNVVTYDVVIQVENPELKLKPGMTANVSIIISIKKDVLKIPNAALRFKLDENEKKRAEKKAAGGPGIWILEQGQPKRINIAAGISDGSYTEITSDTLREGQNVIIESAARGQKKQEAPPGPRFF from the coding sequence ATGAAAAAGACACTCTTCATTGTCATCATAGGGGCAGTGCTAGTTGCGGTAACGTTCTTTCTGCTTAAAAACAAGAGCGGTGACGTTAAGTTCAAAACAGAAAAAGTTTCCAAAGGTGATATCGTGACGTCGGTTACCGCGACAGGCACGGTAAATGCAGTCACCACGGTCCTTGTCGGCACCCAGGTTTCCGGCACGATCAAGAGCATATCCGTCGATTTCAATTCCCTGGTAAAAAAAGGCCAGATCATCGCGCAGATAGATCCTGCAACATTCCAGGCGCAGGTGCAGCAGGCAAGCGCTAACCTCCTCGCGGCTCAGGCAAATCTTGAAAAAGCCGGAGCAACCCTGGTAGACGCAAAACGGACTCTGGAAAGAAATACTGAACTGTTCTCGAAGAATATCATCGCACGGAGCGATCTGGATACGGCAGAAACAAACTATGAGACTGTAAAGGCATCAGTAAGCGCCGCGAAGTCCCAGGTTGCCCAGACAATGGCAGCACTCGAGTTTGCCGAGACGAATCTCCGCTATACGAAGATACTCTCTCCTGTGGACGGTGTGGTGATATCAAGGAACGTGGATGTGGGGCAGACCGTTGCAGCAAGTTTTCAGACTCCGACATTGTTCACCATAGCCCAGGACCTCACCAAGATGCAGATCGACACGAATGTGGACGAGGCCGATATAGGAAAGGTGAAAGACGGACAGGATGTCGAGTTTACGGTTGACGCATATCCCGATCTTGTATTCAAGGGAAAGGTGTGGCAGGTAAGGAACGCGCCGATTACGGTCCAGAACGTTGTGACCTATGATGTGGTGATTCAGGTGGAGAACCCTGAACTCAAACTCAAACCGGGAATGACCGCGAACGTGTCGATTATTATTTCGATAAAAAAAGATGTCCTGAAAATACCGAATGCTGCGCTCAGGTTCAAACTCGATGAAAATGAGAAGAAGAGGGCGGAGAAAAAAGCAGCAGGCGGTCCAGGAATATGGATACTGGAACAGGGGCAGCCAAAGCGTATCAATATTGCTGCCGGTATCAGCGACGGAAGTTATACCGAAATCACTTCGGATACCCTCAGGGAAGGACAGAACGTAATCATCGAGTCCGCAGCCAGGGGGCAGAAGAAGCAGGAGGCGCCTCCGGGACCGAGATTTTTCTGA
- a CDS encoding TolC family protein, producing MRQWIVFISFFVLIVPLQAEAEEIIKKGETLTLERCIEIALQMQPSIIAAQGAVDVNASRVGQARSNYFPQVNWSSSYSRISPASGGLSRLSGTQGASFSSSGDAFDEYSTGLNLSQMIYDFGKTPTQVRIRNLTLDSSRSDLRNTSDQIILSVKKAYYGVVQAKYNVMVAEDTVKQTQQHLEQAKGFYEVGTKPKFDVTKAEVDVSNAKLNLIRNENAFKVSVVTLNNVMGVPDAPEYTLNETMTFEKYDITLEEAMKKAYENRPDLKSIVTQRKAAESAVGLAKTGYYPVLTGSAGYSWSGEQFPLEHGWNAGATLSFPLFNGFLTKHQVEEARANLNILKANEELLRQIIFLEVQQAYLTLRAAEEAIPTAKLGVEQAQENLEIANGRYAAGVGNPIEVTDAEVGLANARTYYIQALYADKIAQASLVKAMGLK from the coding sequence ATGAGGCAATGGATTGTTTTTATATCATTTTTTGTATTGATTGTACCCTTGCAAGCAGAAGCAGAGGAGATTATAAAAAAAGGCGAAACCCTCACTCTGGAGAGGTGTATTGAAATAGCGCTGCAAATGCAGCCGTCCATCATCGCTGCACAAGGGGCAGTTGATGTGAATGCGAGCAGGGTTGGCCAGGCAAGGTCAAATTATTTCCCACAGGTCAACTGGTCATCGAGCTATAGCAGAATATCGCCGGCGTCAGGAGGTTTATCCCGTTTATCAGGTACTCAGGGGGCTTCATTCAGTTCATCAGGAGATGCATTTGATGAATATTCCACCGGGTTAAATCTCAGCCAGATGATCTATGACTTCGGCAAAACTCCAACCCAGGTAAGAATCCGGAACTTAACCCTCGATTCATCCCGTTCAGACCTGAGAAATACCAGCGATCAGATTATCCTTTCAGTCAAGAAGGCATACTATGGGGTTGTGCAGGCAAAATATAATGTGATGGTCGCTGAAGATACTGTGAAGCAAACCCAACAGCATCTGGAACAGGCGAAGGGTTTTTATGAAGTAGGCACAAAACCGAAATTTGATGTGACAAAAGCAGAGGTTGACGTGAGCAATGCGAAGCTGAACCTGATCAGGAATGAGAACGCTTTCAAGGTCTCTGTTGTAACCCTGAACAATGTTATGGGAGTTCCTGATGCACCTGAATACACACTCAATGAAACAATGACTTTTGAGAAATATGATATCACTCTGGAAGAAGCAATGAAAAAAGCATACGAAAACAGGCCTGACTTGAAGTCAATCGTTACACAGAGGAAGGCGGCAGAGAGTGCGGTCGGCCTTGCAAAGACAGGGTATTATCCCGTCTTGACCGGGAGCGCAGGATACAGTTGGTCAGGGGAACAGTTCCCGCTTGAACATGGATGGAATGCAGGGGCAACCCTGTCGTTCCCTTTGTTCAACGGTTTCCTTACGAAACATCAGGTGGAAGAAGCAAGGGCGAACCTGAATATCCTGAAAGCGAACGAAGAGTTACTGAGACAGATAATATTCCTTGAGGTACAGCAGGCATACCTGACCCTCAGGGCAGCCGAAGAAGCAATCCCCACGGCAAAACTCGGTGTAGAACAGGCACAGGAGAATCTGGAAATAGCAAACGGCAGATACGCAGCAGGTGTCGGGAACCCCATAGAGGTGACTGATGCGGAGGTAGGTCTGGCGAATGCAAGAACCTATTATATCCAGGCACTTTATGCTGATAAGATCGCCCAGGCAAGTCTTGTAAAGGCCATGGGGCTGAAATGA
- a CDS encoding ABC transporter ATP-binding protein, whose product MALIETRDICKIYRTGSIEVNALMQVSVCIESGEFVAIMGPSGSGKSTFMNILGCLDIPSRGQYLLEGTDVGTLGRDERAQIRNKKVGFVFQGFNLLPRTSAIENVELPMLYNGLPAKDRRGRAEEALKNVGLAGREDSSPGQLSGGQQQRVAIARALVNNAAIILADEPTGNLDTKTSAEIMELFTRLNTESGITVILVTHEQDIAAYGRRIIRFLDGRIISDERTGMS is encoded by the coding sequence ATGGCGCTTATAGAAACCAGGGATATCTGCAAAATATACCGGACCGGTTCCATCGAAGTGAATGCCCTCATGCAGGTTTCCGTATGCATCGAATCAGGAGAATTCGTTGCAATCATGGGACCGTCGGGTTCGGGAAAATCCACGTTCATGAACATCCTCGGATGCCTCGACATTCCTTCACGCGGCCAGTATCTGCTGGAGGGCACGGATGTGGGAACTCTCGGCAGGGACGAGCGGGCGCAGATTCGGAACAAGAAGGTCGGGTTTGTCTTCCAGGGCTTCAACCTTCTCCCCCGGACGTCTGCCATCGAGAATGTGGAACTTCCGATGCTCTATAACGGCCTTCCGGCGAAAGACCGGAGAGGCCGCGCAGAAGAAGCGCTGAAAAACGTGGGGCTCGCAGGACGGGAGGATTCCTCTCCCGGCCAGCTTTCCGGCGGGCAGCAGCAGAGGGTTGCCATCGCACGGGCTCTCGTGAATAACGCGGCGATTATCCTCGCAGATGAGCCGACAGGGAACCTCGATACCAAGACGAGCGCCGAGATCATGGAACTCTTTACCAGACTGAACACAGAATCAGGCATCACGGTTATACTCGTGACCCATGAGCAGGACATCGCTGCGTACGGCCGGAGGATTATCAGATTCCTCGACGGCAGGATTATCAGCGACGAAAGGACAGGGATGTCATGA